GCGCGCCTTCATCGAGGCCGAGGTCGTTCCCGTCTACGACGAGTGGTTCGCCGCGGGGCAGGCGCCGCGCGAGTTCTATTACAAGCTCGGCGAGCTGGGTGTCTTCGGCATCTCGGTCGACGAGGAGTACGGCGGCGCGGGCGTCGACTCGCACAAGTACGAGGCCGTGCTCCAGGAGGAGTGTGCGCGCGCGGGCGTCTCCTTCGGCGGCTCCGGTGTGCACGTCCTGCTCGGCCTGCCGTACATCAAGATGCTCGCCACCGGCGACCAGAAGAAGCGCTGGCTGCCGAAGTTCGTCAGCGGCGAGGAGATGTGGGCCCTCGCGATGACCGAGCCGGGCACCGGTTCCGACGTCGCGGGCATGAAGACCAACGCGAAGCTCTCCGAGGACGGCACGCACTACGTCCTCAACGGCTCGAAGACCTTCATCACCGGCGGTGTGCACGCCGACCGGGTGATCGTCTGCGCCCGCACCTCCGCCCCGCGCGAGGACGACCGCCGCTTCGGCATCTCGCTCTTCGCCGTCGACACCAAGTCCGAGGGCTACTCGATCGGCCGCAAGCTGGACAAGCTCGGCCTGAAGGTCTCCGACACCGCCGAGCTGGCGTTCGTCGACGTGAAGGTCCCGGTCGAGGACCTGCTCGGCGAGGAGAACAAGGGCTTCGGCTACCTGGGCACCAACCTGGCCTCCGAGCGCTGGGGCATCGCCTTCGGCTCGTACGCGCAGGCCGCCGCCGCCGTACGCTTCGCGAAGGAGTACGTCCAGGACCGCACGGTCTTCGGCAAGACGGTCGCCTCCTTCCAGAACACCAAGTTCGAGCTGGCCGCCTGCCAGGCCGAGGTGGACGCGGCCCAGGCCGTCGCCGACCGCGCCCTGGAGGCACTGGACGCCGGTGAGCTGACCGCCGCCGAGGCCGCCTCCGCGAAGCTGTTCTGCACCGAGGTCGCGCACCGCGTCATCGACCGCTGCCTCCAGCTGCACGGCGGCTACGGCTTCATGAACGAGTACCCGATCGCCCGCCTGTACGCCGACAACCGGGTCAACCGGATCTACGGCGGCACCAGCGAGGTCATGAAGTCGATCATCGCCAAGTCGATGGGCCTGTAGAGCAGTTACGTTCCCTCCAGAACAGTTACGTTCCTCTCATGAGCGCAGCACTTGAATCCCTGCTCGATCTGCTCGACCTGGAGCAGATCGAGCGGGACATCTTCCGGGGCACGAGCCGTTCCGCGGTCGTGCCCCGGGTCTTCGGCGGACAGGTCGCGGCCCAGGCGCTGGTCGCCGCGGGCCGGACCGTCCCCGCGGACCGGACCGCCCACTCCCTGCACTCCTACTTCCTGCGGATGGGCGATCCGGGCGCCCCGATCGTCTACACCGTCGACCGCATCCGCGACGGCCGCTCCTTCACCACCCGGCGGGTCGTCGCCGTCCAGCACGGGCAGCCGATCTTCCACCTCTCGGCCTCCTTCCAGACGTACGAGGAGGGGCTGGAGCACCAGGCGGCCATGCCGCCCGCCCCGGACCCCGAGACCCTGCCCACCGCCGCGGAGATGCTTCCGCGGTACGCGGACCGGTTCGTCGACCCGAGTGTCATGGACAGGCTCCTGGAGGCCCGGGCGGCCGTCGACCTGCGGTACTCCGACGCCCCGCCCTTCGCCACGGTCGGCGATCCGCGCGAGCCCCGCTCGCAGGTGTGGTTCCGGACGAACGGCAAGCTCGCGGACGATCCGCTGCTCCACGTCTGCATGGCCACGTACGTCTCCGACATGACGCTGCTCGACTCGGTGCTCCTCGCCCACGGGCGCGGCGGCTGGACGGTCGGTGACGTGGTGGGGGCCAGCCTGGACCACGCGATGTGGTTCCACCGTCCGTTCCGCGCGGACGAATGGCTGCTGTACGACCAGGAGTCGCCGTCCGCGTCCGGCGGGCGCGGGCTCGGCCAGGCGCGCATCTACACGCAGGACGGCCGACTGGCCATCACGGTGATCCAGGAGGGCGTGATCCGCGCCCCGCGGGACTGAACAGGCCACAGCCATCCGACTCGGACATACTCCCCACCATGACCGATGCGAAAAGTGAGGGTGAGGAGTCCACGTTCACCGTCGTCGTCGCGGCGATCGCCAATCTGGGCATCGCCGTGGCGAAGGCGGTCGCGGGGCTGATCAGCGGATCGAGCGCGATGCTCTCGGAGGCCGCGCACTCGGTCGCCGACACCGTCACCGAGGTCATGCTCCTGACCGCGCTCCGGCGCAGCCAGAAGCCGGCCGACGAGGAGCACCCGCTCGGCTACGGTCCCGAGCGCTACATCTGGGCGATGCTCGCCTCCATCGCCACGTTCGTCGGCGGCGCCGTCTTCTCCGTCTACGACGGCGTCCACACCCTCGTCGCGGGCGAGGAGCTGGGCGATCCGCTCATCTCGTACATCGTGCTGGCCGTCGCCTTCCTACTGGAGGGCTACTCGCTGCGCACCGGGGTCAAGCAGGTCCGCCGCGAGGCCGCCCGGCTGCACTCCCCCGCCGGTTACTACCTGCGCCACACCCCCGACACGGCCGTCAAGGCGGTCGTGATGGAGGACTCCGCGGCCCTGGTCGGGCTGCTGCTCGCCGCGGGCGGTCTGCTCGGCGGCCAGCTCACCGGCTCCGGCGTCTGGGACGGCATCGCCTCGATCCTGATCGGCGTCCTGCTCGTGTACGTGGCCTGGGTCCTCGGCCGCTCCAACGCCCAGCTGCTGATCGGCCGTCCGCTGCCGAAGGCGATGCGGGACGGGGTGCGCGAGGAACTGCTCTCCGTCCCGCACATCGTGGACGTCCTGGAACTCACCACTTTGATCCAGGGGCCGACGGAGATCCTGATCGCCGCGAAGATCGACTTCCGGGACGTGTCGAGCGCCGAGCAGGTCGAATGGGCCTGCGAGGAGGCGGAGGCCCAGCTCCGGGAGCGCTTCCCGGCGGTCCGGCGCGTGTATCTGGACCCCACGCCGGGACCCGGCCGGCGAAGGGACGGCCGAACCGCGTCCAATCGTAGGTAATACGGCCGAATTGTCGGGTCGGTACACCGGAGGGTGTGTCGCGGAAAAATATGTTGCCCCGTGAAACCATCCGGCTTCTCGGGAGATGCGCGTACATGCCGACCATCGACAGCACACCGCAGTCACACCCGTCCGCCGGACCGGGGAGGAAGATCCCCCGCCGGGCTCTCGCAGCCACCGCTCTGGCCTCCGCGCTCGCCCTGGGCGCGGTGATGCAGAGCGCCGACGCGCTACCCGGCGCGGACGACGCCGACGGCAGCGGCACCGGCACGAACATCCTGCTCATCGGCACGGACAGCCGGGACACGATCACCGCGCAGCAGAAGAAGGAGTTCCGCCTGGGCGGCGTGGGCTGCGACTGCTCGGACACGATGATGCTGCTCCACGTCGCGCAGGACCGCGAGCGGGTCAGCGTCGTCAGCATCCCGCGCGACTCACTCGCCGAGCTTCCCGCGCACACCGACCGGCGCACCGGCGAGGAGCACGGAGCCCATCTCGCGAAGATCAACGCGGCGCACTCCGAGGGCGGCGGGGACCTCGCCGTCCGTACGGTCGAGGCGAAGACCGGCCTGGACATCGACCGGTACCTCGCCGTCGACTTCGCGCGCTTCATGAAGACCGTCGACGAGCTGGGCAAGGTCGAGGTCTGCACGCCGTCCCCGCTCCAGGACCCGTCGACCGGGCTCGACCTGACCGCGGGCACCCATCACCTGGGCGGCGGGGACTCCCTGCGGTACGTGAGGTCCCGCAAGGTCGACAACTCCGCCGACTTCGGCCGCATGCAGCGCCAGCAGAAGTTCCTCGTCTCCTTCGTGAAGAAGATCAGGAGCGACGGCGCACTGCAGAGTCCGGCCCGCCTCAAGGAACTGGCGGGGCTGCTGCTGCCCGCCGACCGCGCGGAGAAGGCGCTGACCCCGATGGAACTGGTCTCGCTCGCCGGCGACCTGCGGGACATCGGGCTCTCGTCGCTCGAATTCGCCTCGGTGCCGATCAGCGACTTCAACTCCACCATCGAAGGGGTCGGGTCGACACTCGCCTGGGACGGGACGAGGGCGGCGGTCGTCTTCGACACCCTGGGCCGGGACCGGCCGCTGACGGAGGCCACGGCCGCTCTCCCGTCCCGGCCTGCCGACGGCACCGCCCGCCAGGGGGAGTTCGTGCCCGTCGGGGGTTCGGCGCTGGAGTGCCGCTGACTGGGTCAGAGCAGTCCGGCCGCGTCCAGCAGGTAGTCGGTCATCGGGTCGTAGAAGCGCGGATCGGTGACGTGGTCGTCCAGCGGCACCGTCACCTGGAGCGTGCCTTCCGCCTCGCCGAGGAACAGCGCCGGGTCGTTGCAGTCCGCGTACCCGACCGAGTCGATGCCGCGCTGCCCCGCGCATCCGGCCCACCCGTGGTCGGCGACGACGAGGTCGGGCATCGGCCGCCCCTCGCGCTCGAAGGCGTCCAGGATCGCCGCCATGGGGGCGGGCGAGTGGGTGTGCCACAGCGATGCCCCGTGCTCCAGGACGGCCACGTCGGCGAACTGGAAAACCATGCCCTCGTCCGTCATCAGCCCACCCGGGATACGGACGATCTCGCATCCGGCGGCCCGCAGCGCGTCCGCGGTCTGCCGGTGCACGTCCAGCAGGCCGCCCGGGTGGCCGGTCGCGAACAGCACCCGCTCGGAACCGGCAGCCGCCTTGCGCAGCCGCGCCGCCATCCGTTCCAGGGCGTCGACGGTCAGCTCCGGATCGATGGTGTCCTGCCCGTACCGGTGCTCGGGGTCGTCGCTGACCCCGCAGCGCTCCGCCATCACGGCGAGCACGTCCTGCTCGTCGGCCCACCGGTCGCCGAGCTCCAGGCCGAGCCAGTAGTGACGGTCACCGTTGGCGAGCTTGCGGTAGTGGGAGAGGTTGTTGTCGCGCGGGGTGGCGACGTCTCCGGCGATGCGCGTACGGACGAGGTGGTCGACGAGGGCGGCGCGGCTGGGTATCGGCATGAACCCATTGTGCCGTCAGGTGTGCGCAGTGTGCCGGGTGTCTTGCACGGCGGACGGACGGCCCCGGACACGTACGGGGGACACATCGGGGCCACGGGCCCCGGCGGGCCCGCCGGCCGTTCGCGGAGACTTCACGCACCCGTCCGGGCGCCCTCCGTACCTCTGCTAGGAGGCCGCCGCCGCGAACGCCCCACGCGCCAGCCGGTGCAGCAGCGCGGCCGTCGCGTCCCGGTCCGGAAGAGCGCCGGGGCCGGTGAGGTGCGGGGTGGAGTTGAGCAGGCCGAAGACCGCGTGGACGGTCATCCGGGCCTCGTCCTCGGCCAGCGGCGGATAGACGGCGCGGACCACCTCGACCCACACCTCGACGTACTGCCGCTGGAGCTGGCGGACCCGCTTGCGGTCCGCGTCCCGGAGGCGGTCCAGCTCGCGGTCGTGGAGGGTGATCAGGGGGCGGTCGTCGAGGGCGAAGTCGATGTGGCCCTCGATGAGCGCGTCGAGGAGCGATCGCGGCGATCCGTCACCGGCCGCCGCGTCCTCCGACACGCGCAGCTTTCCGCCCGCCAGCAGACGCTCGCTGATTCCCACCAGCAGTTCGGCGAGCATCGCGTCCTTCCCGGGGAAGTGCCGATAGAGGCCGGGACCGCTGATACCGACCGCGGCCCCTATCTCGTCGACACCCACTCCGTGGAAGCCGCGCTCCGCGAAGAGGCGGGCGGCCTCCCGGAGGATCTGCTCGCGGCGGGTGGGAGCCGCGACTCGGGCGGCGGCATGGGTGCTCATGAGGATTCATTCTAGACAGGGCCGTTAGCGCTCGTTAACCTGAGCGCAATGCGTTAACGGTCATTAACCAGTGCGGTACGGGCAAGGGGGCTCGACACGATGCAGCAGGCACCGGTCCTGACGAGCGGGGCCGATCCCGCCTCGGCGGCCTGGCAGGCCAACGAGGCGGCGCATCACGCGCTCGCCGACGAGCTGCGGACGCGGCTCGCCACGGCCCGTCTCGGCGGGGGTGAGAAGGCCCGCGCCCGGCATGTGGCGCGCGGCAAGCTGCTGCCCCGGGAGCGGGTGGACACCCTGCTCGACGCGGGCTCGCCCTTCCTGGAGCTGGCCCCGCTGGCGGCCGAGGGGCTGTACGGGGGCGCGGCCCCGGCGGCGGGAGTGATCGCCGGGATCGGGCGGGTCAGCGGCCGGGAGTGCGTGATCGTCGCCAATGACGCGACCGTCAAGGGCGGCACGTACTACCCGATGACCGTGAAGAAGCACCTGCGGGCCCAGGAGGTGGCGCTGGAGAACCGGCTGCCCTGCCTGTACCTGGTCGACTCGGGCGGGGCCTTCCTGCCCATGCAGGACGAGGTGTTCCCGGACCGGGAGCACTTCGGACGGATCTTCTACAACCAGGCGCGGATGTCGGGGGCCGGTATCCCGCAGATCGCCGCCGTGCTCGGTTCCTGCACGGCGGGCGGGGCGTACGTCCCCGCGATGAGCGACGAGGCCGTCATCGTCCGCAACCAGGGGACGATCTTCCTCGGCGGGCCGCCGCTGGTGAAGGCCGCGACCGGTGAGGTCGTGACGGCCGAGGAGCTGGGCGGCGGCGAGGTGCACTCGCGGACCTCGGGCGTGACCGATCACCTCGCCGAGGACGACGCGCACGCGCTGCGGATCGTGCGGAACATCGTGGCCACCCTGCCCGAGCGCGCGGCGCTGCCCTGGCCGGTGCGGCCGGCCGAGGAGCCCAAGGTCGACCCCGCCGGGCTGTACGGGGCGGTGCCGGTCGATTCGCGGACGCCCTACGACGTACGGGAAGTGATCGCCCGCGTCGTCGACGGCTCCCGGTTCGCGGAGTTCAAGGCGGAGTACGGGACCACGCTCATCACCGGGTTCGCGCAGATCCACGGCCACCCCGTCGGCATCGTCGCGAACAACGGCATCCTGTTCTCGGAGTCCGCCCAGAAGGGCGCCCACTTCATCGAGCTGTGCGACCAGCGCGGCATCCCCCTGGTGTTCCTCCAGAACATCTCCGGCTTCATGGTCGGCCGAGACTACGAGGCCGGCGGCATCGCCAAGCACGGCGCGAAGATGGTCACGGCCGTGGCCTGCACCCGGGTGCCCAAGCTGACCGTGGTGGTCGGCGGGTCCTACGGGGCGGGCAACTACTCGATGTGCGGGCGGGCCTACAGCCCCCGCTTCCTGTGGATGTGGCCCAACGCGAAGATCTCCGTCATGGGCGGCGAGCAGGCCGCATCGGTGCTCGCGACCGTCAAGCGCGACCAGCTCGGTGACGACTGGAGCGCCGAGGACGAGGAGACCTTCAAGGCTCCGATCCGCGCCCAGTACGAGCAGCAGGGCAACGCGTACTACGCCACCGCCCGGCTGTGGGACGACGGTGTGATCGACCCGCTGGAGACCCGGCAGGTGCTGGGGCTCGCTCTGACCGCGTGTGCCAACGCCCCCCTGGGTGAACCCCAGTTCGGCGTCTTCCGGATGTGATGTGAGGACCTCCATGTTCAGCACTGTTCTGGTCGCCAACCGTGGCGAGATCGCGGTCCGGGTCATCCGGACCCTGCGCGAGCTCGGCGTGCGGTCGGTCGCCGTCTTCAGCGACGCGGACGCGGACGCCCGTCATGTACGGGAGGCCGATACGGCGGTACGGATCGGGCCCGCGCCCGCCGCCGAGAGCTACCTCTCCGTGGACCGGCTGCTGGACGCCGCCCGGCGCACCGGCGCCGAGGCCGTCCACCCCGGATACGGGTTCCTCGCCGAGAACGCGGGCTTCGCGCAGGCGTGCGCGGAGGCCGGTCTGGCCTTCATCGGACCGCCCGCCTCCGCCATCTCGCTGATGGGCGACAAGATCCGGGCCAAGGAGACGGTCGCGGCGGCCGGTGTGCCGGTCGTACCCGGCTCCTCGGGCAGCGGACTCACCGACGCCCAACTGGCCGACGCCGCACGCGAGATCGCCATGCCCGTCCTGCTGAAGCCCTCGGCGGGCGGCGGCGGCAAGGGAATGCGGCTCGTGCGCGACGAGGCGCTGCTCGCCGACGAGATCGCGGCGGCGCGGCGCGAGGCCCGTGCCTCCTTCGGCGACGACACCCTGCTCGTGGAGCGGTGGATCGACCGGCCGCGCCACATCGAGATCCAGGTCCTGGCCGACGGCCACGGAAACGTGGTGCATCTGGGCGAGCGCGAATGCTCGCTCCAGCGCCGCCACCAGAAGATCATCGAGGAGGCGCCCTCGGTCCTGCTCGACGCGGAGACCCGGGCGGCCATGGGCGAGGCGGCCGTCCAGGCGGCCCGCTCCTGCGGCTATGTGGGCGCGGGCACGGTGGAGTTCATCGTTCCGGGCAGCGACCCCTCCTCGTACTACTTCATGGAGATGAACACCCGCCTCCAGGTCGAGCACCCGGTGACGGAGCTGATCACCGGCCTCGACCTCGTCGAGTGGCAGCTGCGGATCGCCGCCGGTGAGCAACTGCCGTACAAGCAGGACGACATCACCCTCACCGGCCACGCGATCGAGGCCCGGATCTGCGCCGAGGACCCGTCCCGGGGCTTCCTGCCCTCGGGCGGCACGGTGCTGCGGCTGAACGAGCCGCAGGGCGGCGGGGTCCGCACGGACTCCGGGCTCAGCGAGGGCGTGCCGGTCGGCAGCACGTACGACCCGATGCTCTCGAAGGTCATCGCGTACGGCCCCGACCGGGCGACGGCCCTGCGCCGACTGCGCGCGGCCCTCGCGGACACGGTGGTGCTCGGCGTCCCGACCAACGCGGGATTCCTGCGCCGGCTGCTCGCCCACCCGGCCGTGGCCGCGGGCGAGCTGGACACCGGGCTGGTGGAGCGCGAGGTGGCGGGGCTGATCCCGGACGGCGTACCGGAGGAGGTGTACGGGGCGGCGGCGCTGCTGCGGCAGTCCTCCCCCGCCACGCCCCCGGACGTCTGGGCCGACCCGTTCTCCGCACCCAGCGGCTGGCGCCTCGGCGGCACTCCGGCCACGATCGTCCGCCACTTCCGCGTCCCCGGCCACGAGCCGGTACGGACCGGTCTGCGGCCGGGCACGACGGGGGCCGGGCTGACGCTCGGGCCCACCGTGGACAACGGGCCGGCCGAGGGCGTCCAGGTGGACGCCTGCGGGCCGGTCCCGCCGCAGCCCGGCGCACGGGCGGCCCGGCTCGTCGACGGGTCCTCGCATCGCGTCACCGTCGAGATCGACGGGCTCACCCACACCTTCGACCATGCCGCCTCCGCGGAGGGCACCTGGCTGGGCAGGGACGGCGACACCTGGCACGTCCAGGACCACGACCCGGTGGAGGCGTCCCTCAGCGGCGCCGGCCGCGCCGGGGTCGACACGCTCGCCGCGCCCATGCCCGGGACCGTCACCGTGGTGAAGGTGGCCGTCGGGGACGAGGTGACCGCCGGGCAGAGCCTGCTCGTCGTCGAGGCGATGAAGATGGAGCACGTCATCTCCGCGCCGCACGCCGGGACCGTGACCGAACTCGATGTCACGGCGGGCGCCACCGTCGCCATGGACCAGGTGCTGGCCGTCGTGACCGCCACGGAGGAATCATGACCGAGGGACTTCCCATGCAGGTCCCGGCCGACGGGCTGCCGGCCCGGGTCCGTATCCACGAGGTCGGGGCCCGCGACGGACTCCAGAACGAGAAGGCCGTCGTCCCGACCGAGGTGAAGGCGGAGTTCATCCGCCGGCTGGCCGTCGCCGGGCTCACGACGATCGAGGCGACCAGTTTCGTCCACCCGAAGTGGGTGCCCCAACTGGCCGACGCCGAGCAGCTGTTCCCGATGCTCGGCGACATCGCGGACGTGGGGGACGTCGCGCTTCCCGTCCTCGTACCCAACGAACGCGGCCTCGACCGGGCGCTCGCGCTCGGTGCCCGGCGGATCGCGGTGTTCGGTTCGGCGACCGAGACGTTCGCCGCGCGCAATCTCAACCGCACGGTCGACGAGTCGCTCGCCATGTTCGAACCGGTCGTCGCCCGCGCCAAGGCCGACCGGGTCCATGTGCGCGGCTACCTGTCGATGTGCTTCGGCGACCCGTGGGAGGGGCCCGTCCCCGTCCACCAGGTCGTCCGCGTCGCCCGGGCCCTGATGGACCTCGGCTGCGACGAGCTCTCCCTCGGCGACACCATCGGCGTCGCCACCCCCGGCCATGTCCGGGCCCTGCTCTCCGCCCTCAACGAGCAGCGCGTCACCACCGACACCATCGGCGTGCACTTCCACGACACGTACGGACAGGCCCTGTCCAACACCCTCGCCGCGCTGCAGCACGGGGTGACGACCGTGGACGCCTCGGCGGGCGGGCTCGGCGGCTGCCCGTACGCGAAGAGCGCGACCGGAAATCTCGCCACCGAAGACCTCGTGTGGATGCTCGAAGGTCTCGGCATCCACACCGGGGTCGACCTCGCCGAGCTCACCGCCACAAGCGTGTGGCTCGCCGAACAGCTGGGCCGGCCCAGCCCCTCCCGTACCGTCCGCGCCCTCTCCCACAAGGAGCAGTGATCCCTCCCATGTCTCTGGACCACCGGCTGACCGCCGAGCACGAGGAACTGCGACGCACCGTCGAGGCGTTCGCGCACGACGTGGTCGCGCCGAAGATCGGCGACTTCTACGAGCGCCATGAATTCCCGTACGAGATCGTCCGCGAGATGGGACGGATGGGCCTGTTCGGTCTGCCGTTCCCGGAGGAGTACGGCGGCATGGGCGGGGACTACCTCGCTCTCGGCATCGCCCTCGAAGAGCTGGCCCGGGTCGACTCGTCCGTGGCGATCACCCTGGAGGCCGGCGTCTCACTGGGCGCCATGCCGGTCTTCCGCTTCGGCACGGAGGAGCAGAAGCAGCAGTGGCTGCCGCGGCTCTGCGCCGGCGAGGCGCTCGGCGCGTTCGGCCTGACGGAGCCGGGGGCCGGCTCGGACGCGGGCGGCACCCGCACGACGGCGGTGCTGGACCAGGCCACCGGCGAGTGGGTCATCAACGGCTCCAAGTGCTTCATCACCAACTCCGGCACGGACATCACGGAGCTGGTCACGGTGACCGCGGTGACCGGCCGCAAGGAGAACGGCGCCCCGCGCATCTCCGCGATCATCGTGCCGTCCGGCACCCCCGGCTTCACGGTCGCCGCCCCGTACTCCAAGGTCGGCTGGAACGCCTCGGACACCCGCGAGCTGTCCTTCAGCGACGTCCGGGTCCCCGCGGCGAACCTGCTCGGCGAGGAGGGCCGCGGCTACGCGCAGTTCCTGCGCATCCTGGACGAGGGCCGGATCGCCATCTCGGCCCTGGCGACGGGCCTGGCCCAGGGCTGTGTGGACGAGTCCGTGAAGTACGCGGCGGAACGGCACGCCTTCGGCAAGCCGATCGGAGCCAACCAGGCCATCCAGTTCAAGATCGCGGACATGGAGATGCGGGCCCACATGGCCCGCATCGGCTGGCGCGACGCGGCCTCACGGCTGGTGGCGGGCGAGCCCTTCAAGAAGGAAGCGGCGATCGCGAAGCTGTACTCGTCGACGGTGGCGGTGGACAACGCCCGCGAGGCGACGCAGATCCACGGCGGCTACGGCTTCATGAACGAGTACCCGGTGGCCCGCATGTGGCGCGACTCCAAGATCCTGGAGATCGGCGAGGGCACGAGCGAGGTGCAGCGGATGCTGATCGCACGCGAGCTGGGGCTGCCGGCCTGACGGGTCGAGTTCCGGGCGGGAGGCCGCCGTGCGCGCGGTGACGTGACGCACGGCGGCCTTCCGCTTGGACGCGTCGGCCGAAACTCGTTCGACACAGCTCGCCCCGCCCCGGCAGAGTCCCGTCATGACTCCCCGGCACTGGCCCCTGTACGGCCTTCGCATCCATACGCCCCGCCTGGAACTCCGCCTTCCTGGGCTCGACTTGCTCGACGAGCTCGCGAAGGTGGCCGCCGACGGGGTGCACGCACCGGACAGCATGCCGTTCACCGTGCCGTGGACCGACGGGTCGCCCGCCGAGCGCGGGCGTGCCGTGTACCAGCATGTGCTGGGCACAGTCGCGAACTGGTCCGTACGGAGCTGGACCCTCAGCCTCGCCGTGCTGCACGAGGGCAAGGTCGTGGGACGGCAGGACCTGATGGCGGCCGATTTCGCGGTGAAAGGCGAGGCCGAAACCGGTTCCTGGCTCGGGCTCGCGCACCAGGGGCAGGGCATCGGCACCGAGATGCGGGCAGCCGCGCTGCATCTCGCGTTCGCCGGACTCGGTGCCCGGTACGCGGTCTCGGCCGCGATGACCGACAACCCGCGTTCGCTCGGCGTCTCGCGGCGCCTCGGCTATCTTCCCGACGGTCTGGATATCGGCGCCGTACGCGACGAGCCCGTCACCCTGCAGCGGCTGCGGCTGGCACGCGCCCGCTGGGAGGAGTACCGCAGCGTCGACGTCACGATCGAGGGACTCGACGCCTGCCGGGCGGAGTTCGGCGCATGAGCCTCCTCGTCCATACGTATCTGCCCCGCGCGGACGGCGGTCACGACTTCCTCGACGACCCTCCGAACGGCCGCGACCTGGCCGGGTTCGAGAGCTGCCGGACCAAGCTGTGGGGTGCGGAGCCGGTCCGGGCGCTGG
The Streptomyces sp. NBC_00234 DNA segment above includes these coding regions:
- a CDS encoding acyl-CoA dehydrogenase family protein — encoded protein: MRRTVFNEDHEAFRETLRAFIEAEVVPVYDEWFAAGQAPREFYYKLGELGVFGISVDEEYGGAGVDSHKYEAVLQEECARAGVSFGGSGVHVLLGLPYIKMLATGDQKKRWLPKFVSGEEMWALAMTEPGTGSDVAGMKTNAKLSEDGTHYVLNGSKTFITGGVHADRVIVCARTSAPREDDRRFGISLFAVDTKSEGYSIGRKLDKLGLKVSDTAELAFVDVKVPVEDLLGEENKGFGYLGTNLASERWGIAFGSYAQAAAAVRFAKEYVQDRTVFGKTVASFQNTKFELAACQAEVDAAQAVADRALEALDAGELTAAEAASAKLFCTEVAHRVIDRCLQLHGGYGFMNEYPIARLYADNRVNRIYGGTSEVMKSIIAKSMGL
- a CDS encoding acyl-CoA thioesterase, producing the protein MSAALESLLDLLDLEQIERDIFRGTSRSAVVPRVFGGQVAAQALVAAGRTVPADRTAHSLHSYFLRMGDPGAPIVYTVDRIRDGRSFTTRRVVAVQHGQPIFHLSASFQTYEEGLEHQAAMPPAPDPETLPTAAEMLPRYADRFVDPSVMDRLLEARAAVDLRYSDAPPFATVGDPREPRSQVWFRTNGKLADDPLLHVCMATYVSDMTLLDSVLLAHGRGGWTVGDVVGASLDHAMWFHRPFRADEWLLYDQESPSASGGRGLGQARIYTQDGRLAITVIQEGVIRAPRD
- a CDS encoding cation diffusion facilitator family transporter, with amino-acid sequence MTDAKSEGEESTFTVVVAAIANLGIAVAKAVAGLISGSSAMLSEAAHSVADTVTEVMLLTALRRSQKPADEEHPLGYGPERYIWAMLASIATFVGGAVFSVYDGVHTLVAGEELGDPLISYIVLAVAFLLEGYSLRTGVKQVRREAARLHSPAGYYLRHTPDTAVKAVVMEDSAALVGLLLAAGGLLGGQLTGSGVWDGIASILIGVLLVYVAWVLGRSNAQLLIGRPLPKAMRDGVREELLSVPHIVDVLELTTLIQGPTEILIAAKIDFRDVSSAEQVEWACEEAEAQLRERFPAVRRVYLDPTPGPGRRRDGRTASNRR
- a CDS encoding LCP family protein; translation: MPTIDSTPQSHPSAGPGRKIPRRALAATALASALALGAVMQSADALPGADDADGSGTGTNILLIGTDSRDTITAQQKKEFRLGGVGCDCSDTMMLLHVAQDRERVSVVSIPRDSLAELPAHTDRRTGEEHGAHLAKINAAHSEGGGDLAVRTVEAKTGLDIDRYLAVDFARFMKTVDELGKVEVCTPSPLQDPSTGLDLTAGTHHLGGGDSLRYVRSRKVDNSADFGRMQRQQKFLVSFVKKIRSDGALQSPARLKELAGLLLPADRAEKALTPMELVSLAGDLRDIGLSSLEFASVPISDFNSTIEGVGSTLAWDGTRAAVVFDTLGRDRPLTEATAALPSRPADGTARQGEFVPVGGSALECR
- a CDS encoding phosphatase: MPIPSRAALVDHLVRTRIAGDVATPRDNNLSHYRKLANGDRHYWLGLELGDRWADEQDVLAVMAERCGVSDDPEHRYGQDTIDPELTVDALERMAARLRKAAAGSERVLFATGHPGGLLDVHRQTADALRAAGCEIVRIPGGLMTDEGMVFQFADVAVLEHGASLWHTHSPAPMAAILDAFEREGRPMPDLVVADHGWAGCAGQRGIDSVGYADCNDPALFLGEAEGTLQVTVPLDDHVTDPRFYDPMTDYLLDAAGLL
- a CDS encoding SACE_7040 family transcriptional regulator, which produces MSTHAAARVAAPTRREQILREAARLFAERGFHGVGVDEIGAAVGISGPGLYRHFPGKDAMLAELLVGISERLLAGGKLRVSEDAAAGDGSPRSLLDALIEGHIDFALDDRPLITLHDRELDRLRDADRKRVRQLQRQYVEVWVEVVRAVYPPLAEDEARMTVHAVFGLLNSTPHLTGPGALPDRDATAALLHRLARGAFAAAAS
- a CDS encoding carboxyl transferase domain-containing protein, with translation MQQAPVLTSGADPASAAWQANEAAHHALADELRTRLATARLGGGEKARARHVARGKLLPRERVDTLLDAGSPFLELAPLAAEGLYGGAAPAAGVIAGIGRVSGRECVIVANDATVKGGTYYPMTVKKHLRAQEVALENRLPCLYLVDSGGAFLPMQDEVFPDREHFGRIFYNQARMSGAGIPQIAAVLGSCTAGGAYVPAMSDEAVIVRNQGTIFLGGPPLVKAATGEVVTAEELGGGEVHSRTSGVTDHLAEDDAHALRIVRNIVATLPERAALPWPVRPAEEPKVDPAGLYGAVPVDSRTPYDVREVIARVVDGSRFAEFKAEYGTTLITGFAQIHGHPVGIVANNGILFSESAQKGAHFIELCDQRGIPLVFLQNISGFMVGRDYEAGGIAKHGAKMVTAVACTRVPKLTVVVGGSYGAGNYSMCGRAYSPRFLWMWPNAKISVMGGEQAASVLATVKRDQLGDDWSAEDEETFKAPIRAQYEQQGNAYYATARLWDDGVIDPLETRQVLGLALTACANAPLGEPQFGVFRM